A genomic stretch from Edaphobacter aggregans includes:
- a CDS encoding iron-containing redox enzyme family protein, with translation MNTTLLMPQQPQNHVLDASIQQQINAMIDGLMASLPEMSQLTKAERRGIIARYTAVLEGNFIYWMTATLLAVQSEDARPILLDNLNEEVRDSHPVMLRNFAVAAQAFPTDSDALAVNEELNSVRRFLGRLSAVQSLLTMAFFEGFIQRFMAYLADLAKAQGSVDMEYTDVHGVCDIAHTDGLFRALSIEMTLNPLEPEKDLFEGVYLLRTLIETVVFNRDTPSA, from the coding sequence ATGAACACGACGCTACTCATGCCGCAGCAGCCGCAGAACCATGTGCTCGACGCCTCCATCCAACAGCAGATCAATGCCATGATTGATGGCCTTATGGCTTCGTTGCCTGAAATGAGTCAACTGACCAAAGCTGAGCGGCGAGGGATAATTGCGCGATATACCGCAGTTCTGGAAGGAAATTTCATCTATTGGATGACGGCCACCCTTCTTGCCGTGCAGTCAGAAGATGCGCGCCCAATCCTCCTTGATAATCTCAACGAAGAAGTGCGCGATTCCCATCCGGTCATGCTGCGCAATTTCGCGGTTGCCGCCCAGGCTTTCCCGACAGACTCCGATGCGTTAGCCGTGAATGAAGAGTTAAATAGCGTCCGTCGCTTTCTGGGTCGGCTTTCCGCCGTGCAGTCGCTTCTGACAATGGCTTTCTTCGAAGGGTTCATACAACGGTTTATGGCTTATTTGGCGGATCTTGCCAAAGCACAAGGCTCAGTTGATATGGAATACACAGATGTGCACGGTGTCTGCGATATTGCGCATACTGACGGTCTCTTCCGTGCACTTTCTATTGAGATGACTCTCAACCCGCTTGAACCGGAGAAAGATCTCTTCGAAGGCGTCTATCTCCTTCGCACCCTCATCGAGACCGTCGTCTTCAACCGGGACACACCCTCTGCCTGA
- a CDS encoding alpha/beta hydrolase — protein sequence MQTQLHQEISLPEQAGYFTVPGAELYAVLHQVPDPVARVLLVGPFASGRHFSYHPWVRWARYLAARRIEVLRYDYRGIGESTGVFEEMSFENWSEDVQLLADWVIRRSPSVPLVLHGLELGAILAARCFHKGTGDALLLWSPPANANQALRSSLLYWAGLGQLNESPENRKTVSEYIRQLEEGSFIEVQGYQWSSRLWRDSFHFDLPATMRDESSCESYKKPIKVIKLGKEAAPLVKSHFGNGEARDFSCLYSSNYDWIAGALALSHRGMQ from the coding sequence GTGCAGACCCAACTTCATCAAGAGATCAGCTTGCCAGAGCAGGCCGGATACTTCACGGTCCCCGGTGCGGAGCTTTACGCAGTCCTGCATCAGGTTCCGGATCCGGTGGCGCGCGTTCTCCTCGTTGGACCATTCGCCTCCGGGCGGCATTTTTCATATCACCCATGGGTTCGCTGGGCCCGATATCTGGCCGCGAGGCGGATCGAAGTCCTTCGCTATGATTATCGCGGTATTGGCGAGAGCACGGGTGTTTTCGAAGAAATGAGTTTTGAGAACTGGAGCGAAGACGTCCAACTTCTTGCCGATTGGGTCATACGCCGGTCGCCCAGCGTCCCGCTTGTGCTCCATGGGCTCGAACTAGGAGCCATACTCGCCGCCAGATGTTTCCATAAGGGCACAGGCGATGCATTGCTACTGTGGTCTCCGCCTGCTAATGCGAACCAGGCACTCCGTTCGAGCCTCTTGTACTGGGCGGGGTTGGGACAATTAAACGAGTCTCCCGAGAACCGGAAGACAGTCTCGGAATATATCCGGCAATTAGAAGAGGGTTCTTTTATCGAAGTACAGGGATATCAATGGTCGAGTCGTCTGTGGCGCGACTCTTTTCACTTTGACTTGCCCGCGACCATGAGAGATGAAAGCTCTTGCGAATCATACAAAAAGCCAATCAAGGTAATTAAGCTTGGAAAAGAGGCTGCTCCTCTGGTGAAGTCGCATTTTGGGAATGGCGAAGCTAGGGACTTCAGCTGCCTATACTCCAGTAATTACGACTGGATTGCCGGAGCCTTAGCCCTCTCGCACAGGGGGATGCAATGA
- a CDS encoding alpha/beta fold hydrolase encodes MKETIETRELIVLDGLDVTIRGTYHKTYDDNLAAQSNPVAQPRIGVLFLNSISPTRAAHGDAAVYWADSFAECGYPSFRLDLPGFGDSEGDLPEDLAGFINQGGYASIVSAKVRELVARFNLSGVVIVGQCASGVSALYTAAASPKCKGLVLMDPYFYLPQAKRPVIRREWGTWFLHSRRQFSSIVYDRLKRIGCFLRGGDLPKNANYLLLSSWKKLTPKGLPVLILKGPDCRTLNMKPRAGEFDYLEYLLKVAGRGSKVVVKVTNSANKAFVNHQGRVAVRQHTEQWLNAYFPLVKP; translated from the coding sequence ATGAAAGAAACGATTGAAACACGTGAGTTGATCGTGCTGGATGGTCTCGACGTCACTATCCGAGGCACCTATCATAAGACCTACGATGACAACCTAGCCGCACAGTCAAACCCGGTCGCGCAACCCCGCATCGGGGTTTTGTTCCTGAATTCTATTTCGCCGACGAGAGCTGCGCATGGCGATGCGGCGGTTTATTGGGCCGACTCGTTTGCGGAGTGTGGCTATCCGTCCTTTCGACTTGATCTGCCAGGATTCGGAGACTCCGAAGGAGATCTTCCAGAAGATTTGGCTGGCTTTATCAACCAAGGGGGGTATGCATCCATTGTCTCCGCTAAGGTCAGAGAGCTTGTGGCTCGATTCAACCTATCGGGAGTAGTCATAGTGGGTCAATGCGCAAGCGGTGTCTCGGCACTTTATACGGCCGCCGCCTCGCCAAAGTGCAAAGGCCTTGTTTTGATGGACCCATACTTCTACTTGCCACAAGCAAAACGGCCAGTGATTCGACGGGAATGGGGTACTTGGTTTTTACATAGTCGTCGCCAGTTTTCGAGTATTGTTTATGATCGTCTGAAAAGGATTGGCTGTTTTCTCCGCGGGGGAGACCTGCCGAAGAATGCCAATTATCTACTTCTTAGTTCCTGGAAGAAACTGACGCCCAAAGGATTGCCGGTTCTTATCCTAAAGGGGCCCGACTGTAGAACTCTCAACATGAAACCGAGGGCTGGTGAGTTCGACTACTTAGAGTATCTTCTGAAAGTTGCAGGTCGCGGAAGTAAGGTCGTCGTAAAAGTGACGAATAGCGCCAATAAGGCTTTCGTGAACCATCAGGGCCGAGTTGCGGTTCGGCAGCATACTGAACAGTGGCTAAATGCCTATTTCCCATTGGTAAAGCCTTGA
- a CDS encoding homoserine O-succinyltransferase produces the protein MPICSSSSRFVHDRRSGSNTPAECRERSSKCVTIGLINNMADGALDATERQFISLLDSVSDDIQIRLSFHALPNVPRSELGTNHIKNFYSSVESLWDKSLDGLIVTGREPLASNLKDEPYWDSFTEVLEWAKENTYSTIWSCLAAHAALLHIDGIDRVRSNDKFCGIFECARLSDHPLTTDAPSRFNLPHSRWNGIPEDALTSCGYSILTRAADAGVDTFVGRHKSLFVFFQGHPEYESNTLLLEYRRDVGRYLRGETNIYPLMPRSYFDHRTVIALKALQNEATSRPRVDLLADVSAALGKSKIENTWYSTAVCIYRNWLEYICAQKQLRLKDRSLSCQRPRNLVWPHQRLSF, from the coding sequence ATGCCTATTTGTTCGAGTTCTAGTCGTTTCGTTCATGACCGGCGGTCAGGCAGCAACACGCCTGCGGAATGCCGGGAACGGTCGAGTAAGTGCGTCACAATCGGATTGATCAATAACATGGCGGACGGGGCTCTCGATGCAACAGAGCGCCAGTTTATTTCGCTTCTCGATTCGGTTTCCGATGACATACAAATTAGACTATCGTTTCATGCGTTACCTAACGTTCCCAGGAGTGAGCTAGGTACAAACCATATCAAAAATTTCTATTCGAGTGTCGAGAGTCTTTGGGATAAGAGCCTTGACGGACTCATAGTGACCGGCAGAGAGCCTCTCGCATCGAATCTGAAGGATGAACCTTACTGGGATAGTTTTACAGAAGTCCTTGAGTGGGCTAAGGAAAACACTTACTCGACCATCTGGTCTTGCCTGGCCGCGCACGCTGCGCTATTGCACATAGATGGGATCGATCGTGTCAGGAGCAACGATAAATTCTGCGGTATCTTCGAGTGTGCCCGGCTGTCAGATCACCCCCTGACGACAGATGCGCCGTCGCGCTTCAACCTTCCACACTCCCGGTGGAACGGCATACCTGAAGACGCTTTGACAAGTTGTGGATATAGCATACTCACGCGAGCGGCGGATGCCGGCGTTGATACGTTCGTAGGGCGGCACAAAAGCCTCTTCGTCTTTTTTCAGGGTCACCCAGAGTACGAATCCAATACGTTGCTGCTTGAATACCGCAGGGATGTTGGGCGTTACCTCCGTGGAGAGACAAATATCTATCCACTGATGCCGCGAAGCTACTTCGATCACAGGACTGTGATTGCATTGAAGGCGCTTCAAAACGAAGCTACGTCCCGCCCACGCGTAGACTTACTCGCGGACGTCTCTGCTGCATTAGGAAAGTCAAAAATCGAAAACACCTGGTACTCAACAGCTGTATGCATTTACCGAAACTGGCTGGAGTATATATGTGCGCAGAAGCAGCTACGATTGAAAGACAGATCTCTATCCTGTCAACGCCCGCGAAATCTGGTATGGCCGCACCAGCGACTAAGCTTCTGA
- a CDS encoding aldehyde dehydrogenase family protein: MAAPATKLLINNRWVASESGDTFATVNPATGEEICQVAAANAIDVEKAVFAARTAFETGPWRKMHASERGRLLYILADLIENNADELAQLESLDNGKPVSVAKRVDVAKTVACYRYFAGWADKIQGKTIPIDGDFFCYTRHEPIGVVGQIIPWNYPMLMQAWKLAPALATGNTVVMKPAEQTPLSSLRIGELVVEAGFPEGVVNILSGFGPTAGAAIARHMDVDKVAFTGSTEIGRLILEAAAKSNLKRVTLELGGKSPNIVFEDTDLDEAVEGAHLGLFSNQGQICCAGSRVFVEEKIYDQFVEKSATRAHKRVVGDPFDPKTEQGPQVDQAQFDKVMGYIESGQSEGATLVCGGKRVGHRGYFIEPTVFADVQDDMKVAREEIFGPVMSVIPFKNLDEVITRANRTDYGLAAGVWTRDIKKAHAIANGVRAGTVWVNCYNILDTRAPFGGFKQSGTGRELGEYGLQQYSEVKTIIVRL; encoded by the coding sequence ATGGCCGCACCAGCGACTAAGCTTCTGATCAATAATCGCTGGGTTGCAAGTGAATCCGGCGACACCTTCGCGACGGTAAATCCCGCCACCGGCGAGGAAATCTGCCAAGTTGCTGCGGCTAATGCCATCGATGTGGAGAAGGCCGTTTTTGCAGCGCGGACGGCTTTTGAAACAGGTCCTTGGCGGAAGATGCACGCATCAGAGCGGGGGCGCCTGCTCTACATTCTTGCCGATCTGATCGAAAATAATGCTGACGAACTCGCCCAGCTCGAATCTCTCGATAACGGTAAACCAGTTTCAGTGGCGAAGAGAGTGGATGTTGCCAAGACAGTTGCTTGCTATCGATATTTCGCGGGATGGGCGGACAAGATTCAGGGCAAAACCATTCCCATTGACGGCGATTTTTTTTGCTACACCCGGCATGAACCCATCGGCGTAGTCGGACAAATCATCCCTTGGAATTATCCCATGCTGATGCAGGCGTGGAAGCTTGCCCCGGCGTTGGCCACAGGAAATACCGTCGTTATGAAGCCGGCCGAGCAAACCCCTCTCTCCTCGCTACGCATCGGGGAATTGGTTGTTGAAGCGGGTTTTCCGGAAGGCGTCGTCAATATATTGTCGGGATTCGGTCCCACAGCAGGTGCGGCGATCGCGCGTCACATGGACGTGGACAAGGTGGCATTCACCGGATCCACCGAAATTGGGCGTCTAATCTTGGAAGCCGCAGCAAAGTCCAATCTGAAGCGAGTCACTCTTGAACTCGGCGGAAAAAGCCCGAATATCGTATTCGAGGATACGGATCTCGACGAAGCGGTAGAAGGCGCGCACTTGGGACTCTTTTCCAACCAGGGTCAAATTTGTTGTGCCGGTTCAAGAGTGTTCGTCGAAGAGAAGATCTATGATCAGTTCGTAGAAAAAAGTGCGACTCGTGCCCACAAACGTGTAGTCGGAGACCCGTTCGATCCTAAGACAGAACAAGGTCCGCAGGTAGATCAGGCGCAGTTCGACAAAGTGATGGGCTATATCGAATCAGGACAAAGTGAAGGTGCTACGCTTGTCTGCGGTGGCAAGCGCGTCGGACATCGTGGCTACTTCATCGAGCCCACCGTGTTCGCCGACGTTCAGGACGACATGAAGGTTGCCCGCGAAGAAATCTTCGGACCGGTGATGAGTGTCATCCCGTTTAAGAATCTCGATGAAGTAATCACTCGGGCAAACCGAACGGATTACGGATTGGCAGCAGGGGTGTGGACACGAGACATCAAAAAGGCGCACGCGATTGCAAATGGAGTGCGCGCTGGTACGGTATGGGTGAATTGCTACAACATTTTGGATACTCGGGCTCCCTTCGGTGGATTCAAACAGTCAGGAACGGGACGTGAACTAGGCGAGTACGGACTGCAGCAGTATTCGGAAGTTAAAACCATCATTGTCAGGCTTTGA
- a CDS encoding carboxypeptidase-like regulatory domain-containing protein yields the protein MNSSDGKPVNDAVVRLEHEGVPGTVETKTNAAGDFVFLALRTGSYLLNAEKAGLRSRSAAVVVPSQRDQEKIYLVLEDSGSTHSDFSTSSLSTIQTMTFADKPSFSIAGVTDWTAVGGHGSDSSLRTSEALASETLTLKSTSPEHSAASVTGDTNEANRHRLVGELDEKSGDPLGAVHEYEQAVHLDPSEQNYFEWGSELLLHRAILQAQEVFHKGVETYPRSVKMLTGLGAALFAGARYDEAALRLCNASDLNPTDPEPYIFMGKIEIAAPNTLACIEQKLARFVQEQPENSLANYFYAMALLKRQQQPPNRQVTQEAESLFTKAATIDDKCGDAYLQLGILSASARDFEKAIGFYMKAVEADPQLGEAHYRLGMVYDRMGESAKAKREFQLHDEIKKQQAETIERQRREVKQFLVVLPEHPPTP from the coding sequence GTGAATAGTTCAGATGGCAAGCCGGTTAACGACGCGGTGGTACGACTTGAACATGAAGGTGTCCCGGGCACCGTCGAGACGAAGACCAACGCAGCTGGCGACTTCGTGTTCTTGGCTCTCCGAACTGGTAGCTATCTACTCAACGCAGAGAAGGCAGGATTACGTAGCCGCAGCGCTGCTGTCGTTGTGCCATCACAGAGGGATCAAGAGAAAATCTATCTGGTCCTCGAAGATTCCGGATCAACTCATTCAGATTTTAGTACCTCCTCATTGTCTACCATTCAAACCATGACATTCGCGGATAAACCGAGCTTCTCCATCGCAGGAGTCACGGATTGGACCGCCGTGGGTGGGCATGGATCGGATTCCAGCTTGCGAACCAGCGAAGCTCTCGCCAGTGAAACTCTCACGCTTAAATCGACGAGCCCGGAACATAGCGCGGCAAGTGTCACCGGCGATACCAATGAAGCGAATCGACATCGACTGGTGGGTGAGCTTGACGAAAAATCAGGTGACCCTCTGGGCGCCGTTCACGAATATGAGCAGGCAGTGCATCTGGATCCCAGTGAGCAGAATTATTTCGAGTGGGGTTCTGAGTTGTTGCTCCACCGAGCTATATTGCAGGCTCAGGAGGTCTTTCATAAAGGCGTAGAGACGTACCCGAGATCGGTTAAAATGCTGACTGGATTGGGTGCAGCTCTCTTTGCCGGTGCTCGCTATGATGAGGCGGCGCTTCGTCTGTGCAATGCTTCCGATTTGAATCCGACAGACCCCGAACCCTACATCTTTATGGGGAAGATTGAGATAGCGGCTCCAAATACCTTGGCGTGCATCGAGCAAAAGCTGGCACGGTTTGTGCAGGAGCAGCCGGAAAATTCTCTCGCCAATTATTTTTATGCGATGGCGTTGCTGAAGAGGCAGCAACAACCTCCAAACAGGCAGGTCACGCAGGAGGCTGAAAGCTTATTTACAAAAGCCGCAACAATTGATGACAAATGCGGCGATGCTTATCTTCAATTAGGGATTCTTTCTGCATCGGCACGCGATTTCGAGAAGGCGATTGGTTTCTACATGAAGGCAGTCGAAGCAGACCCGCAGCTGGGCGAGGCCCACTACAGGCTAGGTATGGTTTATGACCGGATGGGTGAGTCGGCAAAGGCTAAACGGGAGTTCCAGCTTCACGACGAAATCAAAAAGCAACAGGCAGAAACAATTGAACGCCAACGCCGAGAGGTGAAGCAGTTCCTGGTTGTTCTACCTGAGCATCCGCCGACACCGTAA
- a CDS encoding CRTAC1 family protein translates to MIFPRRRFLGSSLFVLGSALTDALTTPLWKWKSSLVVEAAVSNPTPSGVQFVDVAQQAGLNIPNVWGGIDHKRSIIETKGSGLAFFDYDNDGWLDIYLTNGNRLDANWPQGKTPTSHLYRNNRDGTFTDVTDKSGLGIAGWQTGVCVGDYDNDGWDDLFCCFLGHNRLFRNNGNGTFTDVTHKAGLYREQGRWGAGCTFLDYDRDGHLDLFVCNYIKIDPDKIPSASATNYCQWKGVPIMCGPRGLPGDTNLLYHNNGDGTFTDVSEKSGILKPGPRYSITPVSYDFDNDGWPDIYIAVDSEPSILFKNNHDGTFTDIAVMAGCAYNDDGHEQAGMGVAVADYDCDGWFDIFKTNFVDDTCNLYHNNGDGTFTDVTFPSGIGVNNRYVAWGCGFIDYDNDGWPDIVQVNGHVYPEVDHYDFGETFKNPRLVYKNLGNGNFKDVSTQMGSGISERFSSRGAAFGDYNNNGNMDVLVLNLNDLPSLLRNDGGNKQNWIKIKLLGTKCNRTAIGARVRVVTGKHAQMDEVHSGTSVMSQSDLRLHFGLGKVETVDIIEVKWPTTQKVERFTQIKTNQILTIREGDGIVATFKPQPK, encoded by the coding sequence ATGATCTTCCCGCGACGGCGCTTCCTTGGGTCCTCTCTCTTCGTGTTGGGTAGTGCGCTGACGGATGCACTTACGACTCCACTCTGGAAATGGAAAAGTTCGCTCGTCGTTGAAGCTGCAGTATCGAATCCCACGCCGTCCGGGGTCCAGTTCGTCGACGTGGCGCAGCAAGCCGGACTGAACATCCCCAATGTATGGGGTGGTATCGACCACAAACGGTCCATTATTGAGACCAAGGGAAGCGGACTGGCCTTCTTCGACTACGACAACGATGGATGGCTAGATATCTACCTTACAAATGGAAACCGGCTCGACGCGAATTGGCCTCAGGGAAAGACGCCGACCTCACATTTGTACAGGAACAATCGCGACGGCACGTTTACCGATGTCACAGATAAGTCAGGACTAGGGATTGCCGGCTGGCAGACCGGCGTCTGCGTAGGTGATTACGATAACGACGGATGGGACGATCTTTTTTGCTGTTTCCTTGGGCATAACCGTCTTTTTCGCAATAACGGAAACGGCACGTTTACTGACGTTACCCACAAGGCCGGCCTCTATCGGGAACAAGGCCGTTGGGGCGCAGGCTGTACTTTTCTCGACTACGATCGAGACGGTCATCTTGATCTCTTCGTCTGCAATTACATCAAGATCGATCCGGATAAGATCCCCTCCGCAAGCGCAACAAACTACTGCCAGTGGAAAGGCGTTCCCATTATGTGCGGGCCGCGCGGCCTTCCAGGCGACACCAACCTCCTCTACCACAACAATGGCGACGGCACGTTTACCGACGTCTCCGAGAAGTCAGGCATTCTCAAGCCTGGTCCACGATACTCCATTACCCCCGTTTCTTACGATTTCGATAACGACGGATGGCCGGACATTTATATCGCGGTGGATTCAGAACCAAGCATTCTCTTCAAGAACAACCACGACGGCACGTTCACCGATATCGCCGTCATGGCCGGTTGCGCCTACAATGACGACGGGCATGAGCAGGCTGGAATGGGCGTCGCAGTGGCCGACTACGACTGCGACGGTTGGTTCGACATCTTCAAGACTAACTTCGTCGATGATACCTGCAACCTGTACCACAATAATGGCGATGGAACCTTCACCGATGTAACCTTTCCATCCGGCATCGGAGTTAACAATCGCTATGTGGCTTGGGGCTGCGGTTTTATCGACTATGACAATGATGGCTGGCCCGACATCGTTCAGGTCAATGGACACGTCTATCCTGAGGTCGACCACTATGACTTCGGCGAGACCTTCAAAAACCCACGGCTGGTGTACAAGAATCTCGGCAACGGCAACTTCAAAGATGTCTCGACGCAGATGGGATCCGGCATCAGCGAGCGCTTTTCCAGTCGTGGCGCCGCATTTGGAGACTACAACAACAACGGCAACATGGATGTTTTGGTCTTAAACCTGAATGATCTCCCATCGCTTCTTCGCAACGATGGAGGCAACAAACAGAACTGGATTAAGATCAAGCTGCTGGGAACCAAGTGCAATCGCACGGCCATAGGAGCCCGCGTGCGAGTTGTCACCGGCAAACATGCTCAGATGGATGAAGTTCACAGTGGCACAAGCGTAATGTCACAAAGCGACCTGCGCCTTCACTTCGGTCTTGGCAAAGTCGAGACTGTGGACATCATCGAAGTAAAGTGGCCGACGACACAGAAAGTCGAACGATTCACGCAGATCAAAACGAATCAGATACTCACAATTCGAGAAGGCGACGGAATAGTTGCAACGTTCAAGCCGCAACCGAAGTAG
- a CDS encoding tetratricopeptide repeat protein: MGIRTSFRHRIGIVIARSRAGSISTLVAILFACAMGTAEQQSSKISARLQPIEVLVQQGHLDEAKTKILEELKQNPSSAEGYNLLGIIESEQQDYPNALAAFQKALQLAPNATKTHNNLGNVYLAQKQFDMAEKEFRTALRLEPGNRDGNYNFGLLEMARGSPTEAIPYFERVRPKNIETRLNLIRAYLQSKRTAEALRMAIELSAENKNEVQLHFSLGILLASEKQYKLAQLEFEKADALQPETFEILYNLGQTFLLNGNYPNAELILTRALKLRPESPEALYLLAQVYTNESRSLDALDLLIRANKITPRNPDILLLMADISISQKYFEDAIPLLEKALQITPQRSDIRSVLGESYFVSGKIDKAIEEFNKSIAAEPSVRTYAFLGLSYTHLGRFDEAKQDFQNGLKLDPRNSFCLFQLGHIANLQGDTATADAIFQKVLGSDPNFPDALIELANLRIEAKRFPEAENLLRKYVRVSPNSATGYYKLAMVERKLHETTAADRDLAQFQTLSKNVSINAYPYENLFDYLDNRSKLDPGARNLQDLAQLIEQIKKRPDQPDVLYPLAEAYLKSGKMDEARNTIAQLDKVSPGDSRTLAGAGVLLARYHLYDDAIQQFQAALQANPSSNEVNFDLANAYFREGRYSEALNTALQVAPEGSRDDSYLALLGDIYAHMGDTSHATEIFRSAINRNPDNDQDYLSLSLLQLRENNIADAKQTLLKGQAHIPGSGKILWGLGLASALEGNTAEAAERFEHAVELLPEWPGSYSTLGAFYFQTGQIAKAKEVLDRFKNSKVSGGLDVNRIEQVLAQAPAITPTGDAPMPMASRKQLLQLALFLADKTL, encoded by the coding sequence ATGGGCATTCGCACCTCATTTAGGCATAGGATCGGAATCGTCATAGCGCGGTCGCGTGCGGGTAGTATTTCTACCCTAGTTGCGATTTTGTTTGCTTGCGCCATGGGTACGGCCGAGCAACAATCTTCAAAGATATCAGCAAGGCTCCAGCCAATTGAAGTTCTGGTTCAACAAGGCCATCTTGATGAAGCCAAGACCAAAATATTGGAAGAGCTCAAGCAAAATCCTTCTAGCGCTGAGGGCTACAACCTGCTTGGAATTATCGAGAGCGAACAGCAGGACTACCCAAACGCTCTCGCTGCATTTCAGAAAGCCTTGCAGCTTGCCCCCAACGCCACCAAAACGCACAACAATCTGGGAAATGTCTACCTCGCCCAAAAGCAGTTCGATATGGCTGAGAAGGAATTCCGAACTGCTCTGCGTCTTGAGCCAGGAAACCGGGATGGGAACTACAACTTTGGGCTACTCGAGATGGCTAGGGGGTCGCCAACGGAAGCCATTCCTTACTTTGAACGTGTACGTCCGAAAAATATCGAGACACGCCTCAACCTGATCCGCGCTTACTTGCAGAGCAAACGCACTGCGGAGGCCCTTCGGATGGCGATTGAACTCTCTGCAGAGAATAAGAATGAGGTCCAGCTGCATTTCTCTCTTGGAATATTGCTGGCGTCCGAAAAGCAGTACAAGCTTGCACAGTTGGAATTTGAAAAGGCCGATGCTCTACAGCCCGAGACCTTCGAGATTCTTTATAACCTCGGACAAACCTTTCTTCTGAACGGCAACTATCCCAATGCAGAGCTCATCTTGACTCGTGCACTCAAATTGCGGCCCGAGTCCCCCGAAGCTCTTTACTTGCTGGCACAGGTTTATACGAATGAGTCGCGATCTCTCGACGCCCTCGATCTACTAATCCGCGCAAACAAGATAACGCCCAGGAATCCGGACATCCTCCTCCTAATGGCCGACATCAGCATCTCCCAGAAGTATTTCGAGGATGCGATCCCATTGCTGGAAAAAGCTCTACAGATCACACCACAGCGATCGGATATCCGTTCCGTTCTGGGCGAAAGTTATTTCGTGTCGGGCAAGATCGACAAAGCTATCGAAGAGTTCAATAAGTCGATCGCGGCCGAACCTTCAGTGCGAACATACGCCTTCTTAGGTCTTTCATACACGCATCTCGGACGGTTCGACGAAGCGAAACAAGATTTTCAAAACGGACTCAAGCTGGATCCTCGCAACAGCTTCTGCTTGTTCCAGTTGGGCCACATAGCAAATCTGCAGGGAGATACTGCAACAGCGGACGCGATATTCCAGAAAGTACTCGGCTCAGATCCGAATTTTCCTGATGCGCTTATAGAGTTGGCCAATCTTCGAATCGAAGCCAAAAGATTTCCCGAGGCAGAGAATCTGCTCAGAAAATATGTTCGAGTCAGCCCTAATTCGGCGACTGGATACTACAAGCTCGCGATGGTGGAGAGAAAATTGCACGAGACGACAGCAGCCGACCGGGACCTCGCCCAATTTCAGACTCTCTCTAAAAATGTTTCCATTAATGCTTATCCCTATGAGAATCTCTTCGATTACCTCGATAATCGCTCAAAACTTGACCCCGGTGCCCGAAACCTGCAGGACCTGGCTCAGCTTATCGAGCAGATCAAGAAGCGCCCGGATCAACCTGACGTTCTTTATCCTCTGGCTGAGGCTTATCTGAAATCCGGAAAAATGGATGAGGCTAGGAACACCATCGCGCAGCTCGACAAGGTAAGTCCGGGCGATTCCCGAACCTTGGCTGGTGCTGGTGTCTTACTGGCGCGTTACCATCTGTATGACGATGCTATCCAACAGTTCCAGGCAGCACTGCAGGCGAATCCAAGCTCGAACGAAGTAAATTTCGATTTAGCAAATGCATATTTTCGCGAGGGCCGTTATTCCGAGGCGCTTAATACGGCCTTGCAGGTTGCACCGGAAGGAAGTAGGGACGACTCCTACCTTGCCTTGCTCGGAGATATCTACGCGCACATGGGTGACACAAGCCACGCCACAGAGATCTTCCGAAGCGCCATCAATCGCAATCCAGATAACGATCAGGACTATCTCTCGCTTTCACTGCTCCAGCTTCGCGAGAACAACATTGCAGATGCGAAACAGACATTGCTGAAGGGACAAGCTCACATTCCCGGCTCCGGGAAAATTCTTTGGGGATTGGGACTCGCCTCAGCTCTCGAAGGAAATACTGCAGAGGCAGCGGAGCGGTTCGAGCACGCAGTGGAATTACTTCCAGAATGGCCCGGAAGCTATTCAACCCTTGGTGCCTTCTACTTTCAAACGGGACAGATCGCCAAAGCCAAAGAAGTTCTGGACCGTTTCAAGAACAGCAAGGTAAGCGGTGGCCTTGACGTAAACCGCATTGAACAGGTCCTGGCGCAGGCTCCGGCGATCACCCCGACCGGCGATGCACCCATGCCGATGGCCAGCAGAAAGCAATTGCTTCAACTTGCGCTCTTCCTCGCAGACAAAACCCTATGA